The Narcine bancroftii isolate sNarBan1 chromosome 11, sNarBan1.hap1, whole genome shotgun sequence genome has a window encoding:
- the LOC138745445 gene encoding uncharacterized protein, translated as MGIMSSKEESPGSGCEHQIATYSPLGLMLSEWGTGKTRGKDKLTMVRYCCIEWVKYPVKGSSVYWPKFGSEDEWMCQALNIWLYQNQKDNVESREYAACWLKGPIEQLVLNEKEFSDKREEEPFVPESQGWDVLHSLPPPYVPPMPAPIFPSPPMTYPSAPPPPPPPLEKKEENRSGMVTRSQSARLPPPLTVEVEHCNSEQREIPQEEVAEPCDSLLREQEHKSKKPEISWMRPLREVPVGEGLGFVNVPLTSTEVRNFKKELISLIEDPQGCAKQLDQFLGPNIYIIWGSRHRIPSRGTIGTNRFCYQLSPRH; from the coding sequence atgggaataatgagtagcaaggaagagagtcctggttcaggatgtgaacaccagatagctacgtacagcccgcttgggttgatgttatctgagtggggcacgggaaagacccgtgggaaagacaaactgacaatggtcaggtattgttgtattgaatgggttaaatacccggttaaagggagctccgtgtactggccaaagttcggatccgaggatgaatggatgtgtcaagctttgaacatctggctctatcaaaaccagaaagacaatgttgagagcagggaatatgcagcctgctggctcaagggacccattgaacaactggttttgaatgagaaagaattcagtgataagagagaggaggaaccttttgtccctgaatcacagggttgggatgtgttacattccctccctccaccttatgttcctcctatgccggctcctatctttccttcccctcctatgacctacccttctgcacctccccctcctcccccaccactagagaagaaagaggagaaccggagtggtatggtgactcgctcacaaagcgctcgattaccacctccgttgacagtagaggtagaacattgtaattcagaacagcgtgagatccctcaggaagaagtggcagaaccctgcgattcacttctcagggaacaggaacacaaatctaagaaaccagaaattagctggatgcgacccctgcgggaggttcccgtgggagaaggtctggggttcgtaaatgtgcccctgaccagcactgaagtacgtaatttcaagaaagaattaatctccctgatagaagatccccagggatgtgccaaacagttagaccaatttttgggaccaaatatatatattatatgggggtctcgacatagaatccccagcaggggaacaattggtactaacaggttttgttaccaactcagccccagacattag